Below is a genomic region from Virgibacillus dokdonensis.
ATCCTCTCCTTAATAAGTAGGATTTGATGAAAGAAAGGGAAATATACGTGCATATAAGAGCTAATACCCATTTACGCTGTTTAAGTGCAACCGATATGAAAAACACTACGCATACCGCCAAAGCTTTATGACGGAAAAACGCTGTCGCTTTTCTTATACTATAAGGCCAAATAACCTTTATACTTTTGTATAATACAAAAAAGAGATGCTGGGCATTCACAGCAACTCTTTTTTCATTTGTTATTTATCAAAATAATCCACAATTGTATCAGCAATTCTGCGGGAGGCTTGTCCATCACCGTAAGGGTTGGACGCTTTTGCCATCTTCTCATGAGATTGTTTATTCGTTAACAATTCATTTGCCATTTGATAAATAGGCTCTTCCTCTGTTCCAGCTAATTTCAACGTTCCAGCTTCAATGCCTTCTGGACGCTCTGTTGTATCCCTTAAAACAAGGACAGGAACTCCAAGCGATGGTGCTTCTTCCTGTACACCACCAGAATCTGTCAATATTAAGTGTGCACGTGACGCGAAATTATGAAAGTCAACGACACCCAAAGGTTCAATTAGGTCAATGCGTGTATCATTTCCTAAAATCTCATCTGCTGCTTGTTTCACAACAGGATTCAAGTGTACTGGATAAATAACGTGAACATCATCATGCGTTTCCACTAAACGTTTAATTGCTCTAAACATTTGCTGCATATTTTTCCCTAGGTTCTCTCTCCGATGTGCAGTCATTAGAATAAGTCGTTTTCCTGCTATACGATCTAAAATTGGACTCGTGTACGAAGGATCTACCGTAGTTTTCAGTGCATCAATAGCTGTATTTCCTGTAACAGCAATTCGTTCACTAGGTTTATTTTCCTGTAATAAATTCGCTTTTGATTTTTCCGTTGGAGCAAAGTGTAAATCTGCCATAACCCCGGTTAATTGGCGATTCATTTCTTCTGGATAAGGAGAGTACTTATTCCACGTCCTTAGACCAGCTTCTACGTGACCTACTGCAATTTGGTTGTAATATGCAGCAAGAGAAGCAGCAAACGTAGTAGTTGTGTCTCCATGAACAAGCACAATATCAGGCTGCGTCTTTTTCATTACTTCGTCCAGCCCCTCTAACGCTCTTGTCGTAATTTGCGCTAGTGTTTGCTGCTTCTTCATAATATTCAAATCATAATCTGGGGTAATGTCAAAAATATCCAACACTTGATCTAGCATTTCACGATGTTGTGCAGTCACAGTGACAATGGATTCAAATTCCTCACTGCGCTTGTTCAACTCGAGAACGAGCGGAGCCATTTTAATAGCTTCTGGCCTGGTTCCAAAAATCGTCATTACTTTTATCCGATTACGTGTCATTATATGTTCACTCCAGAATGTATTGTCATTTCCATCTATTGTACCGAAAAAAAGCTTATCTTGCTATCCTGTACGTAAATTTGTCGACTACTTTGTCCCGAAAAGTCGATCGCCAGCGTCTCCTAATCCAGGAATAATGTAGCCTTTTTCATCCAACTTTTCATCCATCGCACCTAAGTAAATATCAACATCAGGGTGCTCTTGCTTAATTACTTCTACGCCTTCTGGTGCAGCTATTAAACACATCAACTTTACATGCTTTGCTCCCCTATTTTTCAATGAATGGATAGCATCATTTGCCGAACCACCTGTCGCTAACATAGGGTCGATAACGATCAATTCACGCTCATGAATATCAGAAGGTAATTTTATATAGTATTCAACTGGCTGTAATGTATTAGGATCACGGTAAAGCCCAACATGACCTACCTTAGCAGCAGGTATTAAATCAAGCATTCCGTCTACCATCCCTAATCCTGCACGCAGAATAGGTACTAAACCAATTTTTTTGCCTGCTAGTACATTTGCTTTGGTTTCTATTACTGGCGTTTCAATCGTTTTTTCTTGTAAAGGAAGGTCTCGTGTAATTTCAAATGCCATAAGCATGGAGACTTCATCGACTAGCTCACGAAACTCTTTAGTACCCGTGTTTTTATCTCTTATGTACGTTAGTTTATGTTGAATTAATGGGTGATCAAGTACAAATACTTTTCCCATGCGCCGTTCACTCCTTTTGTTTAGTTGCATCTTTAAAATTGTACTCAAAATTACTTTCACATGCAAGTTATGCTTTACATTGTCTCCATTTGTTGTAACCCTTGATCGCTAAGATAGATACACCTTTCACATACTTCCTGCATCGTATAAGTGTCATGATCTAGACACATTCAAACATAGATACTCTTTATACAGGCGAGTCTACATTCCATTATTAGGAAAACTTAACTATTCATGAAAAAGTAAGGTCGCCCCTTGTAGACTTTCTTCAGCAAATATTAATCATCCATAGTCTTATTTATAAGAAAAACTGTACTATTTCATACTTTATATTAGTAAAACTTAGTTTACCGCCAAATGGAGGAAGCTGTAGTTTTTCTTATACTATAACCTTAAAACTTATACTTTCCTATAGTAGAACAAAGGCGCAAGCGCCCGGTTAGCAACGTAGCGAATGGAACGAAACGACTAAAGTTTTAGGAATCATGGTGAGACGGTGTTGACGAACCAATGATGACTTATCGTAGGGCGATTCGTGAAGTCGCCTAGTTGCTGGGCGCTGGAGCCGGACGTGGCTAAATAACTTAGTAAGTTTATCCACAGCTGCAAAATTTTATAATTTCCTAGACTATAAAAAAGAGATGCCAAAGGTGGTGACCCCACAAAGTTAGAGTTTTTATTATGCAGCTGTTTGGCTGGTTTGAGTTCGGTATTGTACTGGACTTAAACCAGCCAATTTTAACTTTATACGTTCATTATTGTAGTAATCAATGTAATCCT
It encodes:
- the upp gene encoding uracil phosphoribosyltransferase, which translates into the protein MGKVFVLDHPLIQHKLTYIRDKNTGTKEFRELVDEVSMLMAFEITRDLPLQEKTIETPVIETKANVLAGKKIGLVPILRAGLGMVDGMLDLIPAAKVGHVGLYRDPNTLQPVEYYIKLPSDIHERELIVIDPMLATGGSANDAIHSLKNRGAKHVKLMCLIAAPEGVEVIKQEHPDVDIYLGAMDEKLDEKGYIIPGLGDAGDRLFGTK
- the wecB gene encoding non-hydrolyzing UDP-N-acetylglucosamine 2-epimerase, which gives rise to MTRNRIKVMTIFGTRPEAIKMAPLVLELNKRSEEFESIVTVTAQHREMLDQVLDIFDITPDYDLNIMKKQQTLAQITTRALEGLDEVMKKTQPDIVLVHGDTTTTFAASLAAYYNQIAVGHVEAGLRTWNKYSPYPEEMNRQLTGVMADLHFAPTEKSKANLLQENKPSERIAVTGNTAIDALKTTVDPSYTSPILDRIAGKRLILMTAHRRENLGKNMQQMFRAIKRLVETHDDVHVIYPVHLNPVVKQAADEILGNDTRIDLIEPLGVVDFHNFASRAHLILTDSGGVQEEAPSLGVPVLVLRDTTERPEGIEAGTLKLAGTEEEPIYQMANELLTNKQSHEKMAKASNPYGDGQASRRIADTIVDYFDK